From the Malus domestica chromosome 17, GDT2T_hap1 genome, one window contains:
- the LOC139193431 gene encoding uncharacterized protein, with translation MRRHVFERLLRDVQQVNPYFRQKRDRVGRPGFSPHQKVTVALRMMAYGSSADSMDETHGMSESTCLNTLEEFCNTIVQVYKDEYLREPNQKDLNRLLHKAEDRGFPGMIGSLDCMHWDWKNCPTGWQ, from the coding sequence atgaggcgtcatgtcttcgagcgtttacttcgtgatgtccagcaggtcaatccatactttcgacAGAAGCGGGACAGAGTAGGCCGccctggtttctcacctcatcagaaggttactGTTGCACTCCGAATGATGGCATATGGCTCCTCAGCTGattcgatggatgaaacccatggtatgtctgagtctacatgccttaATACTCTTGAAGAATTTTGTAACACAATTGTTCAGGTTTACAAAGACGAGTACCTCCGAGAGCCAAATCAAAAAGATCTGAATCGGCTCCTTCACAAAGCTGAAGACCGTGGGTTTccgggcatgatagggtcattagactgcatgcattgggattggaagaactgtcccactggatggcaatga
- the LOC103428235 gene encoding 26.5 kDa heat shock protein, mitochondrial codes for MALARLALKKLHQSQRVLSPPPFSAASSLLGHGVGERTVGECRGKVGNEIAKRFSTAANDKASDEKSENKDVAVSQGKRSRLFPRRQRRRGGLWRDNDRDFAPSLYEFFPSGLGNALVQATENINRLLDNLNISPWSLSGRVKEQKDSYKLQYDVPGLAKEHVKIIVHDGFLEIKGEHKDEDEEGSDDEYWSSRSYGYYNTTLSLPDDAKVDDIKAELKDGVLSITIPKTEKPKKEVKEVNIN; via the exons ATGGCTTTGGCACGATTGGCGTTGAAGAAGTTGCACCAGAGCCAAAGGGTGCTTTCTCCACCACCTTTTTCTGCTGCTTCTTCTCTTCTAGGTCACGGTGTTGGTGAGAGGACAGTTGGAGAGTGCAGAGGCAAAGTTGGCAATGAGATTGCGAAGAGGTTTTCCACGGCAGCTAACGACAAGGCATCCGATGAGAAATCGGAGAACAAAGATGTCGCTGTGTCTCAGGGCAAAAGGTCGAGGTTGTTCCCTAGAAGGCAACGCAGAAGAGGGGGCCTTTGGAGGGATAATGACAGAGACTTCGCCCCTTCGCTTTATG AATTCTTCCCCTCAGGCCTTGGAAATGCACTTGTACAAGCAACTGAGAACATAAACAGGCTGCTTGACAACCTAAACATATCACCATGGTCGCTGTCCGGGCGTGTCAAAGAGCAAAAAGATAGCTACAAACTGCAGTATGATGTGCCAGGGCTTGCCAAGGAGCACGTGAAGATCATTGTTCATGACGGGTTTCTGGAAATCAAGGGAGAGCACAAAGACGAGGACGAGGAAGGGTCGGATGATGAGTATTGGTCATCAAGGAGCTATGGTTACTATAACACAACTCTCAGTTTGCCTGATGATGCCAAAGTTGATGATATAAAGGCAGAGTTGAAGGATGGGGTACTGAGCATAACCATTCCTAAAACTGAGAAGCCTAAGAAGGAGGTGAAGGAGGTCAATATAAATTGA